A region from the Nostoc sp. HK-01 genome encodes:
- a CDS encoding two-component sensor histidine kinase, translating into MSITDSRKVKAFPLQLVLIIPFTLQIFGAVGLVGYLSFKNGRQAVNDLADQLMNRTNTIVQQHLDAYLSIPHKVNQINADAIAMGLLNVRDRQTISKYFWKEMQAYDLTYIGMALTTGEGVGAARYDGKTVTIDDWTAKLPNNGRNYATNQQGDRLRINNSFEYNNFKENWYTEPMKAGKPIWSRIYTWNSPNGAYITAATGRPIYDVNQRLLGMVGADIHLLKLSEFLRRLDVSNFGQVFIVERNGMLIANSSKQETFFVVNDEVKRIKATESTDPIVKNTAKYIDQKFHGFQSITEQKKLELKLLKETQFLYVTPWRDQYGLDWLVIVSVPENAFMAKISANTQITILLCLAALVVATVVGYFTSSWVIQPILRINRASQAMASGNLKQTVNIGHIAELNTLAQSFNYMAEGLRQSFTALEKSKAELEDRVEERTAELKTALSELTRTQAQVIQNEKMSSLGQLVAGVAHEINNPVNFIHGNITHLSEYTQSLVQILHLYQECYPDEDPKIQALAEEIDLDFLIADLDKILPSMKMGTERIRNIVLSLRNFSRMDEADFKTVDIHEGIESTLLILQYRLKEKPDFPGIEVIRDYGNLPPVESFAGQMNQVLMNILVNAIDALEESFFNSQKSTPEKPQITIRTSAIDGQWVEIAIADNGTGMPEQVKNRIFDPFFTTKPVGKGTGMGMAISYQIITEKHHGKLDCFSTPGQGTEFRIQIPVKQ; encoded by the coding sequence ATGAGTATAACTGACTCTCGCAAAGTTAAAGCTTTTCCACTACAGCTGGTGCTGATTATTCCCTTTACCTTGCAAATATTTGGAGCCGTTGGTTTAGTTGGCTATCTGTCATTTAAAAATGGGCGACAAGCAGTCAATGACTTAGCAGATCAGTTAATGAATCGTACTAATACCATAGTACAACAACATCTGGATGCTTATTTATCTATTCCCCACAAGGTAAATCAGATTAATGCCGATGCGATCGCAATGGGATTATTGAATGTACGCGATCGCCAAACTATAAGTAAGTATTTCTGGAAGGAAATGCAGGCCTACGATTTAACTTACATTGGTATGGCATTGACCACAGGTGAGGGGGTAGGTGCAGCCCGTTACGATGGCAAAACTGTCACAATTGACGATTGGACGGCTAAACTACCCAACAATGGACGCAACTACGCCACCAATCAACAAGGCGATCGCCTCCGCATCAATAATTCTTTTGAATACAATAACTTCAAGGAAAATTGGTATACAGAACCAATGAAAGCTGGTAAACCGATTTGGTCGCGCATTTACACTTGGAATTCTCCTAATGGTGCTTATATCACTGCTGCGACAGGTCGTCCAATATATGACGTAAATCAGCGTTTACTAGGAATGGTTGGTGCAGACATCCATTTATTGAAGTTAAGTGAATTTTTGCGGCGTTTGGATGTTAGCAATTTTGGACAGGTGTTTATTGTAGAACGAAATGGTATGTTAATTGCCAACTCTAGTAAACAAGAAACTTTTTTCGTAGTTAATGATGAAGTTAAGCGAATCAAAGCTACAGAAAGTACTGATCCAATAGTTAAAAATACTGCTAAATATATTGATCAAAAATTTCATGGATTCCAGTCAATTACTGAACAAAAAAAACTGGAATTGAAACTTCTGAAGGAAACACAATTTTTATATGTCACTCCTTGGCGTGATCAATATGGACTTGATTGGTTAGTCATAGTGAGCGTGCCAGAAAATGCCTTTATGGCAAAAATTAGTGCCAATACTCAAATTACAATCTTGCTCTGTTTAGCTGCATTAGTTGTAGCAACAGTCGTCGGTTATTTCACTTCTAGCTGGGTAATACAGCCGATTTTGCGGATAAACCGTGCTAGTCAAGCAATGGCATCAGGTAACTTAAAACAAACCGTAAATATTGGACACATTGCAGAACTCAATACACTAGCTCAATCTTTTAATTATATGGCAGAAGGATTACGGCAATCTTTTACTGCCTTAGAAAAAAGTAAAGCAGAATTAGAAGACCGAGTGGAAGAACGTACTGCCGAACTAAAGACAGCATTAAGCGAATTAACCCGTACCCAGGCACAAGTAATTCAAAATGAAAAAATGTCGAGTCTTGGTCAATTAGTTGCAGGAGTTGCCCATGAAATTAATAATCCAGTAAATTTTATTCACGGTAATATTACTCATTTGAGCGAATACACTCAAAGTCTGGTTCAAATACTGCATCTTTACCAAGAATGCTATCCTGATGAAGACCCAAAAATCCAAGCACTAGCTGAAGAAATTGATTTAGATTTTTTGATAGCAGATTTAGATAAGATTCTGCCTTCTATGAAAATGGGAACTGAGCGAATTCGTAACATTGTGCTGTCATTGCGAAACTTTTCGCGTATGGATGAAGCGGATTTTAAAACAGTTGATATTCATGAAGGTATTGAAAGTACATTATTAATTTTGCAATATCGCCTGAAAGAAAAGCCAGACTTTCCCGGAATTGAAGTTATTCGAGACTATGGGAATTTACCTCCAGTAGAATCTTTTGCTGGACAGATGAATCAAGTTTTGATGAATATATTAGTAAATGCAATTGATGCTTTGGAAGAGTCATTTTTTAACAGTCAAAAGTCTACACCAGAAAAACCGCAAATTACTATTCGCACCTCAGCTATTGATGGCCAATGGGTAGAAATTGCGATCGCTGATAATGGAACAGGAATGCCAGAACAAGTAAAAAACCGCATTTTTGACCCCTTCTTTACAACTAAGCCTGTGGGGAAAGGTACAGGTATGGGTATGGCGATTAGTTATCAAATTATTACCGAAAAGCATCACGGCAAGTTAGATTGTTTCTCTACTCCCGGCCAAGGAACTGAGTTTAGAATTCAAATTCCTGTAAAACAGTAG
- a CDS encoding amino acid permease-associated region: MVFVLLSYGGWNEAAYISAEIQNRQRNIVRSLLWSIGTITVIYLLINLAYLRGLGLANMSNSQAVAADLMRAFLGEPGAWFISLLIAVSTLGALNATLFTGARTNYALGQDFAIFSFMGHWRQRPSTPSYALLLQAAIALALVLLGTFTRKGFETMVDYTAPIFWFFFLLSGISLLVLRNREPQITRPFRVPFYPLTPLLFCAVCGYLLYSSLVYTGVGAGVGVLVVAAGIPLLLWNRYRQGRA, translated from the coding sequence ATGGTGTTTGTCTTGTTGTCTTATGGTGGTTGGAATGAAGCCGCTTATATTTCCGCCGAAATTCAAAATCGTCAACGGAATATTGTGCGATCGCTTCTTTGGAGTATTGGCACAATTACTGTAATTTACTTGCTAATTAATCTGGCTTATCTGCGGGGATTGGGGTTAGCAAATATGTCCAACTCCCAAGCCGTAGCAGCTGATTTAATGCGGGCGTTTTTGGGTGAACCAGGGGCTTGGTTTATCAGTTTGTTGATTGCGGTGTCCACTTTGGGCGCACTGAACGCCACTTTATTCACTGGGGCGCGGACTAATTACGCTTTAGGACAAGATTTTGCTATTTTCAGTTTTATGGGACACTGGCGGCAACGTCCTAGCACACCTAGTTATGCTTTATTATTGCAAGCTGCGATCGCCTTGGCATTGGTTTTGTTAGGTACGTTCACCCGCAAAGGCTTTGAAACAATGGTGGACTATACCGCCCCGATATTTTGGTTTTTCTTTTTACTGTCAGGTATCTCGCTGCTAGTGCTACGCAATCGAGAACCGCAGATTACACGGCCATTCCGCGTCCCATTTTATCCCTTGACACCATTATTATTTTGTGCAGTTTGCGGCTACTTACTTTATTCCAGCTTGGTGTATACCGGAGTGGGCGCAGGTGTGGGGGTTTTAGTCGTAGCCGCAGGTATTCCCCTATTGCTGTGGAATCGTTACCGCCAAGGTAGAGCGTAA
- a CDS encoding sensor protein, which produces MFNRSRRNLASWFTLSMGSILLIFAGILYYQESIQQLEVIDLILYKKARVITSSVRYKEYQGEKRVFLKNLPVLGNNPPPEDSEIIYARWYDTKGNLKRYFGQVPHKKLNPRFAYQTLKFTNSSDITLPAIWLREITLPVQYQGELIGYLQMAMPMTRVQELLNKFLFLLISTVFIALGITSLTGWFLSGIAMQPIQLSYRQLERFTAHASHELRTPLAAILSNAQVGLLAPMEDSASKHLRLEKVAEVAKSMNTLIGNLLFLARRTGRLTPESLKEVDLRELLQQLLNSSSVKTAAKDLNLKSDLLKTPIMVRLDDELICLAVINLLSNACKYTPAGGVVELRLFRKYNQAIIEVEDNGIGIATTDLPHIFEQFYRVEQHQTNSVNGFGLGLAIAQQIIEAHNGHLSVKSELNKGSVFQIKLPL; this is translated from the coding sequence ATGTTCAACCGTAGCCGCCGTAACTTGGCTAGTTGGTTTACTCTCTCAATGGGCAGTATTCTCTTAATTTTTGCTGGGATTCTTTATTATCAAGAATCAATTCAGCAACTAGAAGTTATAGATTTAATTCTCTACAAAAAAGCGAGAGTGATCACATCTAGTGTACGGTATAAAGAGTATCAAGGAGAAAAACGAGTATTTCTCAAAAATTTACCAGTTTTAGGCAATAACCCGCCACCAGAAGATAGTGAAATTATTTATGCTCGTTGGTATGACACCAAAGGTAATCTAAAGCGTTATTTTGGTCAGGTTCCTCACAAAAAATTAAACCCAAGATTTGCTTATCAGACATTAAAATTCACTAATTCTTCAGATATTACATTACCAGCTATTTGGTTAAGAGAAATTACTTTACCAGTGCAGTATCAAGGTGAGTTAATTGGCTATTTGCAAATGGCAATGCCTATGACTCGTGTTCAAGAATTACTCAATAAATTTTTATTCTTATTAATATCAACGGTATTCATTGCTTTAGGAATAACCAGTTTAACAGGATGGTTTCTCAGCGGCATAGCAATGCAACCTATCCAACTGAGTTACAGACAACTTGAACGCTTTACAGCCCATGCTTCCCATGAATTACGCACTCCTTTAGCGGCAATTTTGAGTAATGCTCAAGTTGGCTTACTCGCACCAATGGAAGATAGTGCTAGTAAACATCTGCGTCTAGAAAAAGTTGCAGAAGTAGCTAAATCAATGAATACATTAATTGGAAATCTGTTATTTCTAGCACGCCGCACAGGGCGTTTAACTCCGGAATCGTTAAAAGAAGTTGATTTGAGAGAATTGCTTCAGCAATTATTAAACTCATCATCTGTGAAGACTGCGGCTAAAGATTTAAATCTCAAGAGTGATTTACTAAAAACCCCAATTATGGTGCGTTTAGATGATGAGTTAATCTGTTTAGCCGTGATTAATTTATTAAGTAATGCCTGTAAGTATACTCCGGCTGGTGGGGTTGTGGAGTTACGTTTATTTAGAAAATACAATCAGGCGATTATTGAAGTAGAAGATAACGGTATTGGAATTGCCACGACAGATTTACCACATATCTTTGAACAATTTTATCGAGTAGAACAACACCAAACAAATTCTGTGAATGGCTTTGGTTTGGGATTAGCGATCGCTCAACAAATTATTGAAGCACACAATGGTCATCTGAGTGTAAAAAGCGAACTAAATAAGGGTTCTGTATTTCAAATTAAATTGCCACTTTAA
- a CDS encoding peptidase M1 membrane alanine aminopeptidase → MTHSYFDTDNNGHKSFELPGARPHYNPDRPGQVEHIFLDLHLDIPKQSYHGSCSIRLLPIRSGIDRLILDAVNLNIQSVQVDEVAQKFDYDGEQLSIKLDQPTELGKRILIAIAYSAEKPQRGIYFIQPDKHYPHKPTQVWTQGEDEDSRFWFPCFDYPGQLSTSEIRVRVPKALVAISNGELIDTAEEGAEKIYHWSQQQVHPTYLMTLAVGDFAEIRDEWKGKPVTYYVEKGREADAKRSMGKTPRMIEFLSEKYGYAYAFPKYAQVCVDDFIFGGMENTSTTLLTDRCLLDERAALDNRNTESLVVHELAHQWFGDLLVIKHWSHAWIKEGMASYSEVMWTEQEYSAAEAAYYRLLEARSYLSEDSSRYRRPMVTHVYREAIELYDRHIYEKGSCVYHMIRAELGEELFWHAIQTFVQDNAHKTVETVDLLRAIDKATGRNLAFLFDQYVYRGGHPDFKVAYSWDGDANLAKVTITQTQADNNSSKNLFDLKIPIGFGYSNQDSPLTTFTVRVHEHEQSFYFPLSAKPDFISFDIGNHFLKTVTLEYPLPELKAQLEFDPDPLSRIYAAAALANKGGLEATKALSTSLKNDPFWGVRVEVAKQLAEVKLDQAFDGLVTGLKDKNPYVRRAVVTALATIKTHDSYKAVKEIVQEGDRSYYVEAAAARAIGAIAAGNLDDKPKQEKVIKLLKSVLEEKAGWNEVVRSGAVGGLAELKTSEAAVNLLLEYTKQGVPQALRLAAIRALGKISVGQTPVNLERILDRLAEIAKETFFLTQMAVVAALGQMETPKAIGVLRSLAEQTPDGRVRRYADEEIANVQKHIGSETALRQLREELDQLKQQNQELKSRLENLEAKSK, encoded by the coding sequence ATGACACATTCCTATTTTGATACAGATAATAACGGACACAAATCTTTTGAGTTACCAGGAGCCAGACCACACTATAATCCAGATCGCCCTGGACAGGTAGAGCATATTTTTCTCGACTTGCACTTAGATATACCCAAGCAAAGTTATCACGGTAGTTGTAGTATTCGCCTATTACCGATTCGCTCTGGGATTGACCGTTTGATACTGGATGCAGTGAATTTAAATATCCAATCTGTGCAAGTAGATGAGGTAGCGCAAAAGTTTGACTATGACGGCGAACAGCTTTCGATCAAACTTGACCAACCCACAGAACTGGGTAAAAGAATTTTGATTGCGATCGCCTATTCAGCCGAAAAACCCCAACGTGGTATCTACTTTATCCAACCAGACAAGCACTATCCCCACAAACCCACCCAAGTCTGGACTCAAGGAGAAGACGAAGACTCACGTTTTTGGTTTCCCTGCTTTGACTATCCCGGACAACTCTCAACATCAGAAATTCGGGTGCGGGTTCCTAAAGCATTAGTCGCCATTTCCAACGGTGAATTAATTGATACCGCTGAGGAAGGTGCAGAAAAAATTTATCATTGGTCACAGCAGCAAGTTCATCCTACATATTTAATGACTCTGGCTGTGGGTGACTTTGCCGAAATTCGAGATGAATGGAAAGGTAAACCTGTCACCTACTACGTCGAAAAAGGCAGGGAAGCCGATGCTAAACGCAGCATGGGTAAAACTCCCCGTATGATTGAATTTTTGAGTGAAAAGTATGGTTATGCTTACGCTTTTCCCAAATATGCTCAAGTTTGCGTTGATGACTTCATTTTTGGCGGGATGGAAAATACTTCCACCACCTTATTAACAGACCGTTGTCTTTTAGATGAACGCGCCGCTTTAGATAACCGCAACACCGAAAGTTTAGTTGTTCACGAACTAGCGCATCAGTGGTTTGGCGATTTGCTGGTGATTAAGCATTGGTCTCATGCTTGGATTAAAGAAGGTATGGCTTCTTACTCCGAAGTTATGTGGACGGAACAGGAATATAGTGCCGCAGAAGCAGCATATTATCGTTTATTAGAGGCGCGGAGTTATTTAAGCGAAGATAGCAGCCGCTACCGCCGTCCTATGGTAACTCATGTTTACCGCGAAGCCATTGAACTGTATGATCGCCACATCTACGAAAAAGGGTCTTGTGTTTATCACATGATTCGGGCGGAATTGGGAGAGGAATTATTTTGGCACGCTATTCAAACATTTGTCCAAGATAATGCCCATAAAACTGTGGAAACAGTAGATTTACTCCGCGCCATTGACAAAGCAACAGGGCGAAATTTAGCTTTTTTATTCGACCAATATGTTTATCGTGGCGGCCATCCTGATTTTAAAGTGGCTTACTCTTGGGATGGGGATGCAAATTTAGCCAAGGTCACAATTACCCAAACCCAAGCTGATAACAATAGCAGTAAAAATTTATTTGACCTAAAAATCCCCATCGGTTTCGGCTACAGCAATCAGGACTCCCCCCTCACCACGTTCACAGTCCGAGTTCACGAACACGAACAAAGCTTCTACTTTCCACTGTCAGCCAAACCAGATTTCATTAGCTTTGATATCGGGAATCATTTCTTGAAAACTGTAACTTTGGAATATCCCCTTCCAGAGTTAAAAGCACAGTTAGAATTTGATCCTGACCCCCTTTCCCGCATTTATGCAGCTGCGGCTTTAGCGAACAAAGGCGGTTTGGAAGCGACTAAAGCCTTATCAACCTCATTGAAAAACGATCCTTTTTGGGGTGTGCGGGTAGAAGTGGCGAAACAACTAGCAGAAGTCAAATTAGATCAAGCTTTTGATGGGTTAGTGACAGGATTAAAAGATAAAAATCCTTATGTGCGCCGTGCTGTAGTTACTGCATTGGCGACCATTAAAACCCATGACAGTTATAAAGCTGTGAAAGAAATAGTTCAGGAAGGCGATCGCAGTTATTATGTAGAAGCCGCCGCCGCCCGTGCAATCGGAGCAATAGCAGCTGGTAATCTAGATGACAAGCCCAAGCAAGAAAAAGTCATCAAGCTACTGAAGTCTGTTTTAGAAGAAAAAGCAGGGTGGAATGAAGTAGTGCGTAGTGGCGCAGTTGGCGGTTTAGCAGAACTCAAAACCTCCGAAGCCGCTGTAAATTTGTTGCTGGAATATACCAAACAAGGAGTTCCCCAAGCATTACGTTTAGCAGCAATTCGAGCTTTAGGTAAAATTTCTGTCGGTCAAACACCAGTGAATCTAGAACGGATTTTAGACAGATTAGCCGAAATCGCCAAAGAAACTTTCTTTTTAACTCAAATGGCGGTAGTTGCAGCCTTGGGACAGATGGAAACACCAAAAGCGATTGGGGTTTTGCGATCGCTTGCTGAACAAACCCCAGATGGACGGGTACGCCGCTATGCTGACGAAGAAATTGCCAATGTCCAAAAGCATATCGGATCAGAAACCGCATTACGTCAATTGCGCGAAGAACTCGACCAACTCAAACAACAAAACCAAGAACTCAAAAGTCGTTTAGAAAATTTGGAGGCCAAGTCTAAGTAG
- a CDS encoding ABC-1 domain-containing protein, with amino-acid sequence MPKNNSVDFPVEEANKSVGQYQPAQLKRYNPEAIARHYRYRPWLAWGRLLRIIWSFAGFILSLKWDEWQNQVEQNRGKRATQLRQLLTSLGPTFIKVGQALSTRPDLIRKDFLEELVKLQDQLPPFDNAIAYAIIEKELDCAISAVYSELSRSPVAAASLGQVYRGRLLSGEEVAVKVQRPNLRPILTLDLYLMRWAAAWLAPWLPLNLGHDLTLIVDEFGTKLFEEIDYINEGRNAEKFANNFRNDPQVKVPAIYWRYTSNHVLTLEWINGFKLTDTKSIRAVGLDPEAIIQIGVTSGLRQLLEFGFFHADPHPGNLFAMPDGRMAYIDFGMMDQLEETTKETLVDALVHLVNKDYLDLAADFVNLGFLTSDTNICPIVPALEAVLGDAIGKNVGDFNFKTITDEFSELMYEYPFRVPAKFALIIRSLVTQEGIALSLNRNFKIVEVGYPYVARRLLTGESPELRRRLLNVLFKDGKFQWQRLENLIAIARTDGNFDVLPTAQMGLQFLLSEEGKFLRRQLVLALTEDDRLHTEEVQRLWDLVKDDIKPNRLLDVAIGLLTEFSREGVAAILPKATAFANLGNSASGVMR; translated from the coding sequence ATGCCAAAAAACAACAGTGTAGATTTCCCAGTTGAAGAGGCAAACAAAAGCGTGGGTCAGTATCAACCTGCTCAGCTAAAGCGCTACAATCCAGAAGCGATCGCTCGTCACTATCGTTACCGCCCCTGGTTAGCATGGGGACGCTTGCTGAGAATAATCTGGTCTTTTGCTGGATTCATTTTGAGTCTAAAGTGGGATGAATGGCAAAATCAAGTAGAGCAGAATCGGGGAAAACGAGCTACCCAGTTGCGACAACTACTCACTAGCCTAGGCCCCACCTTTATTAAAGTTGGTCAAGCCCTCTCTACCCGGCCTGACCTAATCCGCAAAGATTTCTTAGAAGAGTTGGTCAAACTACAAGACCAACTACCACCCTTCGATAATGCGATCGCTTACGCAATTATCGAAAAAGAACTCGACTGTGCGATATCGGCTGTTTACAGCGAATTATCTCGATCACCGGTCGCTGCGGCTAGTTTAGGTCAAGTTTACCGTGGTCGTTTGCTCAGTGGTGAAGAAGTAGCGGTGAAGGTACAGCGCCCTAACCTACGACCAATTCTCACCTTAGACCTTTATTTAATGCGGTGGGCTGCGGCTTGGCTGGCACCTTGGCTACCCTTGAATCTTGGCCACGACTTGACCTTAATTGTGGACGAGTTCGGCACCAAGTTATTTGAAGAAATTGACTACATCAACGAAGGTCGCAACGCCGAAAAATTTGCCAATAATTTCCGTAACGACCCCCAGGTGAAAGTCCCGGCGATTTACTGGCGTTATACTAGCAATCATGTTTTAACCCTGGAATGGATTAACGGCTTCAAACTTACAGATACGAAAAGTATTCGCGCCGTTGGGTTAGATCCAGAAGCGATTATTCAAATTGGTGTCACCTCTGGTTTACGACAACTGCTAGAATTCGGTTTTTTCCACGCTGACCCCCACCCTGGTAATTTATTTGCTATGCCCGATGGTCGAATGGCTTACATCGACTTTGGCATGATGGATCAGTTAGAAGAAACCACCAAAGAGACTTTAGTAGATGCCTTAGTCCATCTGGTTAACAAAGACTATCTCGACTTAGCCGCCGATTTTGTCAATTTGGGTTTTCTCACTTCCGACACGAATATTTGCCCCATTGTGCCGGCATTAGAAGCAGTATTAGGGGATGCTATTGGTAAGAATGTCGGGGATTTTAACTTCAAAACAATTACCGATGAATTTTCGGAATTGATGTACGAATATCCCTTCCGAGTTCCTGCAAAGTTTGCCTTAATTATTCGTTCGTTGGTCACACAAGAAGGAATTGCCCTCAGCCTCAACCGGAATTTTAAAATTGTAGAGGTTGGTTATCCTTATGTTGCCCGACGCTTACTTACTGGTGAGTCTCCTGAATTACGGCGACGGTTGCTGAATGTCTTGTTTAAAGATGGGAAATTTCAGTGGCAGAGGTTGGAAAATTTGATTGCGATCGCCCGTACTGATGGTAACTTTGACGTATTACCTACAGCCCAGATGGGACTGCAATTCTTGTTATCAGAAGAAGGTAAATTTCTGCGGCGACAATTAGTATTAGCCCTGACAGAAGATGATCGCCTGCATACTGAAGAAGTGCAACGTCTATGGGATTTAGTCAAAGATGATATCAAGCCTAATCGTTTATTAGATGTAGCGATCGGCTTGTTAACAGAGTTTTCTAGAGAAGGTGTAGCTGCCATTTTACCAAAAGCTACAGCCTTTGCTAATCTGGGCAATTCTGCATCAGGTGTAATGCGTTGA
- a CDS encoding two-component response regulator encodes MRILLVEDDTAQLEPLQTALSQAGHIVDGLENGAIAQWAITQRDYDLLILDWMLPEISGLDLCRQYRQAGKTAPVLMLTAKDTTGEKVTGLDAGADDYLVKPTDLFELLARVRALGRRSPVWQGEELQLADLKLHISTLIVERGETTVELSTREFQLLEYLMRHPYQVLSRDQIEQALWEWGSEPESNATTALVRRVRQRLQLLDAADWLETIYGMGYRLNPDQKK; translated from the coding sequence ATGCGAATACTTCTGGTAGAAGATGACACTGCCCAATTAGAACCATTACAAACAGCATTGTCTCAAGCTGGACATATTGTAGATGGTTTAGAAAACGGTGCGATCGCTCAGTGGGCAATTACCCAACGAGACTATGATTTATTGATATTAGACTGGATGCTACCAGAAATTAGTGGCTTAGATTTATGTCGGCAATATCGCCAAGCAGGGAAAACAGCACCTGTATTGATGTTGACGGCTAAAGATACTACAGGCGAAAAAGTCACAGGCTTAGATGCTGGTGCAGATGATTATTTAGTCAAACCGACAGATTTATTTGAATTATTAGCCAGAGTGCGGGCTTTAGGTAGGCGATCGCCTGTTTGGCAAGGAGAAGAACTCCAACTTGCGGATCTAAAATTGCACATTTCCACCCTAATTGTCGAACGCGGTGAAACCACGGTAGAGTTATCTACCCGCGAATTTCAGTTACTAGAATATTTGATGCGTCATCCATATCAAGTTTTAAGCCGCGATCAAATTGAACAAGCTTTATGGGAATGGGGTAGTGAACCAGAGAGTAACGCAACAACAGCCCTAGTCAGGCGTGTGCGCCAACGTTTACAGTTGCTAGATGCAGCAGACTGGCTAGAAACTATTTATGGGATGGGCTATCGTCTCAATCCAGATCAGAAAAAATAA
- a CDS encoding amino acid permease-associated region: MSRHEKYKLLEGLATTEAAPKPSLTLSDAVALIVGIVIGAGIFETPALVATQAGSSFAVLLFWFIGGVVSLVGALCYAELATTYPDVGGVYYYLKRAFGREVAFLFAWARMTVIQTGSIALLAFVFGDYASQIWQLGNFSTSIYAAIAIALLTALNIIGLQQGKWTQNLLTAAKVLGLLLVVLIGLTITPNTSTAVESTSTGT, from the coding sequence GTGAGTAGACATGAAAAGTACAAATTACTTGAAGGTTTAGCGACTACAGAAGCAGCACCCAAGCCATCACTGACACTATCAGATGCTGTGGCGTTGATTGTCGGTATTGTAATTGGTGCAGGAATTTTTGAAACTCCTGCTTTAGTAGCAACCCAAGCAGGAAGTAGTTTTGCTGTACTGCTGTTTTGGTTCATTGGTGGTGTGGTTTCTCTGGTGGGTGCATTGTGCTACGCAGAGTTAGCCACAACATATCCCGATGTGGGTGGAGTTTATTATTATCTCAAACGTGCCTTTGGGCGAGAAGTTGCCTTTTTATTTGCCTGGGCGCGAATGACGGTGATTCAAACTGGCTCAATTGCTTTGTTGGCGTTTGTTTTTGGTGACTACGCTTCGCAAATTTGGCAGTTAGGAAACTTTTCAACTTCGATTTATGCTGCAATTGCGATCGCATTATTAACTGCGTTAAATATCATCGGCTTACAACAAGGTAAGTGGACGCAAAACTTACTCACGGCGGCGAAAGTCCTGGGTTTGTTGCTAGTGGTGTTAATTGGCTTAACTATTACGCCAAATACTTCCACGGCTGTGGAATCTACCTCAACAGGAACCTAG